AAAGAAAATATAATTTCTGAAATAAAATTAATTAGTGATATATGCAAAGTTTCTAATAATGAAGCGATTAAATATGCAATATTACTCGCTTCAATAGAAAATGTGTTTGATTTAATTAAAAATAATTATAGTAATAAAGATATTAATAAATTAATTCAATTATTATTGTATATAGAAAATTATGTTTATTCTGAGTTTGAAAACACTCATTATATTGATAATCTTCTTGAAAAAGTATATGATATTTCAAACAGACTTCAAAAAATCATATCAAAATAATATTTTTTCTAAATAAGCTTTAACTAAGATTATCATTTCTCTCCCCGCAACGGTGAATCTGTATTTTATTTTCGATTCATCGAAAGAAAAAATTTGTGGATTATAATTATTAATTATAATAAAAGATATAACCTTAGTGAAAAGAATTATAGAGGATTATATAAATTGAGAAAATAAATTTACGAACGATAAATTTATAAAAGTACAGCCAAAGTATTTGCCCTGGCTGTACTTTTGTTTATTTCATAAATGGATAGGTATAATTTTCAGGTGGATTAAAATTTTCCTTAATAGATCTGGCAGATGTCCATCGTAAAAGATTGAGATAACTACCAGCTTTATCATTAGTTCCCGATCCTCTTGATCCACCAAACGGTTGTTGGTCGACAACAGCACCTGTAGGTTTGTCATTTATATAAAAATTACCCGCAGCATGTACCAATATTCTTTCAGCCATTTGAATTGCTTTTCTATCCTGTGCAAAAATAGAGCCTGTTAAACCATAGGGTGATGTTTGATCACAAAGTTTTAAAATATCTTCATATTTATCATCATCATATATATATACTGTTAATACAGGTCCAAATATTTCTTCTTCCATTGTTTTGAAATGAGGATCATCTGTTAAAATAATTGTAGGATCTATAAAATAACCTATAGAATCATCATACTTTCCACCTACTAATATCTCGGCATTTTTCCGTGCGTATTCAATATAATCAGTTATTTTTTTGAATGCAGCCTTGTCTATTACAGCATTAACAAAATTTGAAAAATCTGTTGGAGATCCAATTTTTAAATTTCTCGTAGTTTCTATTAATTCATCTTTTATATTATTCCAAACACTTTTTGAAATATATGTTCTGGAGGCGGCTGAACATTTTTGCCCCTGGTATTCAAAAGCACCTCTTATCAATGCTGTTATCAATGCTTTTCTATTTGCGGTATGATGAGCGATTACAAAGTCTTTTCCTCCAGTTTCTCCTACAATTCTTGGATAAGATTTATAATTTCTAATATTCTTTCCTATCATTTCCCACATTGAATCAAATGTATTAACAGATCCAGTAAAGTGTACACCTCCAAAGTCTGAATTTGAAAAAATTATTTCTCCAACTTTGGAACCTGGGCCTGGAATAAAATTAATAACTCCATCTGGTAAACCAGCTTCTTGTAGTAATTTCATTATGTAATAAGCAGTATAAACTGCAGATGAAGCAGGTTTCCATAATACAACATTGCCCATTATTGCAGGTGCTGTTGGTAAATTTCCTGAAATTGACGCAAAATTAAATGGTGGAACTGCAAAAATAAATCCATCTAAAGCTCTATATTCCATTCTATTAAGAATACCCTTGGAAGATTGAGGTTGTCCAGTATAAATCTTTGTTGCATAATATGAATTGAATCTAAAGAAATCAATTAATTCACAAGCAGAGTCTATTTCTGCTTGATATACATTTTTATCTAAATCTAGCATTGCTGCAGCATTTAAAGTGCTTCTCCAAGTTGTAGATAACAATTCAGCGGCTTTTAAAAATATGGATATTCTATCAATATAAGAATAATTTTCCCACTCTTCTTTTGCTTTCAATGCACTTTCTATAGCCATCTTAATTTCCTTTTCTCCAGCCATATGATAATGAG
The Marinitoga hydrogenitolerans DSM 16785 genome window above contains:
- the pruA gene encoding L-glutamate gamma-semialdehyde dehydrogenase, with protein sequence MLNSIFILERPKNEPILSYAPGTKEREELKEKLKELSSKEIEIPLIIGGKEIKTGNLGKCIMPHNHKHVLAHYHMAGEKEIKMAIESALKAKEEWENYSYIDRISIFLKAAELLSTTWRSTLNAAAMLDLDKNVYQAEIDSACELIDFFRFNSYYATKIYTGQPQSSKGILNRMEYRALDGFIFAVPPFNFASISGNLPTAPAIMGNVVLWKPASSAVYTAYYIMKLLQEAGLPDGVINFIPGPGSKVGEIIFSNSDFGGVHFTGSVNTFDSMWEMIGKNIRNYKSYPRIVGETGGKDFVIAHHTANRKALITALIRGAFEYQGQKCSAASRTYISKSVWNNIKDELIETTRNLKIGSPTDFSNFVNAVIDKAAFKKITDYIEYARKNAEILVGGKYDDSIGYFIDPTIILTDDPHFKTMEEEIFGPVLTVYIYDDDKYEDILKLCDQTSPYGLTGSIFAQDRKAIQMAERILVHAAGNFYINDKPTGAVVDQQPFGGSRGSGTNDKAGSYLNLLRWTSARSIKENFNPPENYTYPFMK